The following are encoded together in the Bos indicus x Bos taurus breed Angus x Brahman F1 hybrid chromosome 24, Bos_hybrid_MaternalHap_v2.0, whole genome shotgun sequence genome:
- the ST8SIA3 gene encoding sia-alpha-2,3-Gal-beta-1,4-GlcNAc-R:alpha 2,8-sialyltransferase — translation MRNCKMARVASVLGLIMLSVALLILSLISYVSLKKESIFTTPKYANPGAPRMYMLHAGFRSQFALKLLDSSLVPFPHSVTHELQARPKWTFNRTAFLHQRQEILQHVDVIKNFSLTKNSVRIGQLMHYDYSSHKYVFSISNNFRSLLPDVSPIVNKRYNICAVVGNSGILTGSRCGPQIDKSDFVFRCNFAPTEAFQRDVGRKTNLTTFNPSILEKYYNNLLTIQDRNNFFLSLKKLDGAILWIPAFFFHTSATVTRTLVDFFVEHRGQLKLQLAWPGNIMQHVNRYWKNKHLSPKRLSTGILMYTLASAVCEEIHLYGFWPFGFDPNTREDLPYHYYDKKGTKFTTKWQESHQLPAEFQLLYRMHGEGLTKLTLSHCA, via the exons ATGAGAAATTGCAAAATGGCCCGGGTCGCCAGTGTGCTGGGGCTGATCATGCTCAGCGTCGCCCTGCTGATTTTATCGCTCATCAGCTACGTGTCCCTGAAAAAGGAGAGCATCTTCACCACTCCCAAGTACGCCAACCCGGGGGCGCCCCGAATGTACATGCTCCACGCGGGATTCCG GTCGCAATTTGCGCTGAAGCTTCTAGATTCGTCATTGGTGCCCTTTCCGCATTCTGTGACTCATGAACTCCAAGCCAGACCTAAGTGGACGTTTAATCGGACAGCGTTTTTACATCAAAG gcAAGAAATTCTTCAGCATGTCGATGTAATAAAAAACTTTTCTTTGACCAAGAATAGTGTTCGGATTGGACAACTGATGCACTATGATTATTCCAGCCATAAATACGTTTTCTCTATTAGCAATAACTTCCGATCACTGCTTCCAGATGTGTCTCCCATTGTGAATAAGCGTTATAACATTTGCGCTGTGGTTGGAAATAGCGGGATCCTGACAGGGAGCCGGTGTGGACCGCAGATAGATAAGTCAGATTTTGTTTTCCGTTGCAATTTCGCCCCTACGGAAGCTTTCCAAAGAGATGTTGGAAGGAAAACCAACCTTACCACCTTCAACCCCAGCATCCTGGAAAAATATTACAACAACCTTTTGACCATTCAGGATCGTAACAACTTCTTTCTCAGTTTGAAAAAGCTTGACGGGGCCATTCTTTGGATCCCTGCCTTTTTCTTCCACACATCGGCCACTGTTACCAGGACATTAGTTGACTTTTTTGTTGAACACAGAGGCCAGTTAAAGCTCCAGTTGGCTTGGCCTGGAAATATAATGCAACATGTCAACAG GTACTGGAAAAACAAACACTTGTCACCCAAACGGCTGAGCACAGGTATCCTCATGTACACCCTGGCGTCAGCAGTCTGTGAAGAGATCCACTTGTATGGATTCTGGCCTTTTGGATTTGACCCCAACACAAGGGAAGATCTTCCGTACCATTACTATGACAAAAAAGGAACCAAATTTACCACCAAGTGGCAGGAGTCCCACCAGCTGCCGGCTGAGTTTCAGCTGTTGTACCGAATGCATGGGGAAGGGCTCACCAAGCTGACCCTGTCACACTGTGCCTGA